TTCATATGCTTTCGGACTCTCTGGATTCCGCTGGCGTTATAGTGGTTGGAATCTTAATAAGCCTATACCACTGGTATTTTCTGGATCCTTTAATAACTTTTGCCATCATCGCGTACATCTCATATGAATCTTTTGAAATAATCAAAAGCTCCATAAACATCCTTATGGAAGGCTCTCCAGATGATCTGGATATCAAAAAAATGAAGGATGAAGTGGAAAAAATAAAAGGAGTTTCCTCTCTTCATCACGTTCATGTATGGAGTTTGGACGGCGAAGATAAACTTATGGAATGCCACGTGAGAGTTTGCCCAATGAGCACAAGTGAAGCAGATAGGGTGCGAAACGAAGTGACACACTTGCTCTCTGAAAAATACGGCATAACACATTTAACAGTTCAAATGGAAGAAAAATCGTGCGCTAACGAATCTCTCATAGTAAAAAGTTGAGTTCATTCTAAGCCATGATCACAAAAGCCATTATCACGAGGGCCCATAACTGGTAAGCGATTCCCTCTTCCAAACCGAATACATCCTTCAAAGGCGGCAAAGCCGCCTTTTTTCCAATTAAAAATCCTGCGGTTGCCCCGGCAACTGCCGCTATCAATATTTTGAATATTGAAGCACCCCCAAAGGGCATGAAAAAGCATAACGACAAAAGCGCCCCCTCAAGCAAGAATTCAAAAGGAGAAAACTTCCACTTCAAGCCTTTAAACAACTTCACAAGGTACATTGAAGTTAAGAAAACGGCTAAAAGGGATAAAGTTGGAAAAGCTTCTTCAAAATTCATCTTCGCAAAATATCCAGCCAACGGTGGAATTCCAATTAAAGAAAGTGCGCCTACAATGGTAGAGAATTTTCCGTTCCTGGAAAAAAGCAGCGCCTTTGCATTTGAATGGGCAAAAGCGTACAACGCAGAGGCCAACGGCGAAAGGCTTAGCATGGCTACAGCTATACCCATCTGGGAAGTTGTGGAAAAAGCCAACACTCTTTTGGGCCTTTTTTCAAAAAAAGCGTAAATTCCTCCGACAAACGCGGAAAAAAGCCCAACAATTACGACGAACTCTTTCAATTTTTGCGGGAGAAGTGGATAGATTCTCACCATCCCAAAAAGCCCGGCGTTCACAGCCGCTCCCGAAAGTAGCATTGAAACCGGCGTTTCTGACATAGAATGTACGTCTATAAGCCAAGCACTTAATCCCAAAACCCCGCTTTTCACCAACAGTGCCATCACCACAAACATCAACGCAAAAGCGGAAAGCTTTTCGTCCTGCAAAGCGCCAATGGAAAGTACTCCCGTTTCGGAATACAAAAGTATCGTGCCGAAAAGATAAAAAGCCAAAGCTATTGAACTCAAAAACATGTACTTCAACGCTGCCCAAATCCGCGCCGGTTTTTTGCCATAACCAACCATTAGAAAAGATACCAAAGAAGTAAGCTCTATGGTCACGTACATGTTGAACAGATCGTTGGAAATGAACAATGCGTAAAGTGAAGCGAAGAGATAGTCCATCAAGGAATCCATAGTGTTGTCCCATTTTTCAAAGCGCGCTTTGACGCTGATCCACACTGTAAGAAGGGAAAGTATAAACCAAAAAGAAGTCGAATCGTACCTCGCTTCAACACCTATAGCCGAACTCCAGCCACCAACAACGAAGGTTGTAAAAACCTGCGAATACAAAATGTAAGCGGTCAAAATGGAAAGAGATAAAATTTCTATCCATGTCATCCATCTCTTCCTAGTGAAAATCCTTAAAGTTCCAAAAAAAACTGCTAATACTATCGGAGAAAGCACGAGATCAGCGCTCATCTTTTTCTATCCTCTTTTTAAGCTTTACCACATCGGTGGTATGATAAACGCTTGAAAGATAGAGCACGAAAACCAGCGACAAAGCCAAGACGGCGAATCCAACCACTATGGAAGTGATAACCAACGCTTGAGGCAAGGGATCAACCCTTTCAATAGGTAAAGTGAGAAGTGGCGGTAAAGTGCCGTTGTATCCCAACACAACGAACGATAAAGTTACCCCCGTTTCCATTATGCCAATCCCTATAAGCTTTATTATCAAGTCTCTTTTAACGGCTACAATGCTTATGCCTATTGCCATTATCACCAATGAAAGAAAAAGATCGAGATTCATATGCTTTCCTTTCTCTTTGAAAATTCGTAAAAGATGATCCACGCTCCTACAAAAACCTTAAATCCTATAGAAGAATTTAAAAGGATGGCACCCCTACCGCTGAAAAAATTCCCTATTTTGCCAACAAAAAACCCCGGAGAGAAAAAGCCTCCATGTATATTCCCAAATATCACATAAACTAACACCACAAAGATGACGAGATTTTCAAGGAATTCCAACTTCAAATTTTCCGTCAAGGCGTGAACCCTTGAAGAGCCGAGCGCCATCGTTAAAATGACTATTCCACTTGCGGAAATGGCTCCCCCGCTAAACGCTCCTCCCGGTTGAAGGTGTCCTGTGATCGCGGTGTAAGCACCCCAACCAACTATGATTATTCCAAACGCAAGAAGCTCAAAACGTATCAGCGTGGATTTGTCGGTATTGATTTCTCCACTTTCCTTTATCCTCTTTGCGTAAAACGAAACACCGGTTATGGCAACTGAAAATATCAAAAGTTCGAAAAGGGTATCGTAAAGCCTGAAATTCAAGTATATCGCGCTGACTATGTTCGCGCTGCCGTCATACATTTGCGTTGCCAGAGGATAGTGATTTGCGTTATGGGGAGATATCTTTACGAAATACGCAAATACAAGTAAGATTATTAAAGATAAAACGATGCTAACAACGAAAAGATTTCTTACCTTCATCTTACATACCTTTCCACCATGCTTTTAAGTTTTCCGTTTTCTCTTATTTCTTTCAAATAGTCGTTTAAAGATCTCAACCGCTCTTCTTCATCTGCAACCACTCCAAAAGCGTAAAAAACGCCTTTTTCTTCCGAATTTGGCTGTGGCATTTCTCTGCTCAAAAAAGGCAAAGAGATATATCTTATCAGATCGATACGAAATCCTCCATCACTACCTTTTTTAAAATTCATAATCCTTTTTTTAAATTCTCCCATAGTTTTGAAAGAATTTTGTGTCGAAGAAGGAGTCCCAAATGTGAGCACTTTAGTTTCTAAGAAACCATCCGTCATCCTTACGTCTGGAATTTCAAAAGTGTTTAAAAACGCCGCACCTGCCACTTCTATTCTCCCACTGCTAAGCATTTCTAAAACTTCGTTCTCCTTTACCCTGACCAGCCTAAGATCAAGATCGTGTGTTTTACAGTAATCCTCAATGATCGCCTTTTCAAGAGCATCAAGGGATTTATCAACCTCTATCAACCCAAACCATAGTTTCTCCCTGTGTTGAAGGGTAACCATGTACAAAAACAAAGTGAAGATAAGCCCTATAGAGGCTTCTGCAAGGGCAACATCTGGAGCGGCATATAAAGAAAAGGCCACCACGGCAACTACTGAAATGGCACCATAGGTTAAAACGGCAGAAACTCTATCTTTTAAAAAGAGAACGGATGCCGCAAAACCAATTATCACGAATATCAACGTTTGTGTGAATGCCATCTGTCTTCCTCCACATTTATCTTATCGTGAATCGCTCCCCTTGCCAAAAGATGCGTTATAGCGGGGCCTTGAAGTATAACCACGGCCGCCAACAACAAGTAGGCAAAATGATGTGAAGAAAAAATACCAAAAGTGATCAAAAGGGTAGCTCCGCCAACCGTATCAGCCACACTTATGAAGTGAAGGCGAACGTAATAATTTTTCATGAACGTTCCAGCCAACGTTCCCACGATTATCAAAAACAGAGAAAACCCGATGAGTATTCCTTTGATTATTTCCATTCATTCCTCCAAAAAATGCGACAAAACCGCCATGCTTCCCAACGAAAGCAAAAGTAAAATCAGCGCCACGTACACCAGATAATCCATATGTTCTTCTGTGCCAAGAACTGAAAGAAAAATCGCAAATTTCGTTGTTAAAGACACAAAACCGGCGATTCTATCCCAAACCGTCGGTCCTTTTACAAGCCTGTATATGGGTAAAACAGCCACGGTGAAAAGAATTATTCCCATAGATATTTCTCCATTTCATCTATGTCACTCTTGACTTTCTTGAGTCTCCTACCAAAACTGGGAGGAGAGGGCCAACAATGTTGGCGAGGAGGGTTCATTGCCCCCTTCGTCGACTCCGTCGACACTTCCCCCGCAAGCGGGGGCAGACTTATATAAAACTTCATCGATATTCCTCATTTAGAGGCATAGTGAATTTCATGATATCTTCTTTTTAGTCGCCTCCCACAGTATGGGAGGGGAGCGAAATTGCACAGTTGCAATGTCTCTTTCACTTTTCCGACCAAGGCGAAGCCGCGAGCAACGTTAGTTGGCGGGGAGGGTTGATCAAAATACCTTTAAACCTTAGAAAATTCGGTCTCATATGAAATGGTTAGTTGCCTCTGTTATCACTTCACTTTCGCCCCCTACGCTGGCTTCGCCATCACTTCCCCCATAAATGGGGGCAGACTTGTATGAAGGTGACTCCACCGATACTTCTCCATGCAATCGACGGCAAATCAAAACTCATGATATCTTTAACTCCCCTCCCACAGTATGGGAGGGGAGCGAAATTGCACAGTTGCAATGTCTCTTTCGCTTTTCCGACCAAGGCGAAGCCGCGAGCAACGTTAGTTGGCGGGGAGGGTTGATGATCTTATCCATACTTCTATTCCTCTTAAAACACTTTCAATGTTTTCTTTTACCTCTTTATCACTGAACCTCAAAACGGTTATTCCATAACTCTCAATCTCTCTTTGCCTTTTCATATCCAACTCATATTTTTCATCATGACTACTTCCATCTATCTCTATCGCTAATCTCAATTTTCGGCAAAAGAAATCAACGATGTAATTTCCTATTACCTCTTGCCTTCTAAATCTATACCCTAACATTTGACCTTTCCTCAAATATTGCCATAATAGCGTTTCGGATAAAGTCATGTCTTTTCTTAAATTCCTTGCAAGAACCTTTAATTTCTTATTCTTGGTAACCATTCATTCCCCCTACGGCAGCTTCGCCGCCACTTCCCCCCCATAAATGGGGGCAGACTTTTCAATCTGGAAAGCGGCTCTCTTGACTCTCCTACCAAAACTGGGAGGAGAGGGCCAACAACGTTGGCGAGGAGGGTTCATTGCCCCCTTCGTCGACTCCGTCGACACTTCCCCCGCAAGCGGGGGCAGACTTGTATGAAGATGGCTCCGCCACCACTTTTTTCGCACGCAAGGACAAACTTATACAATAGCTTTGTTGCCACTTACCCCACAAAACCTTCGTCTTTCCAATACGTCCACCATTTCTGTTTTTTGAACTCTTCTATGAACGGTCTCAACGAATCTTCAGAAACTTTTGCATCCTTCCCAACAGTTAAATAGAGTTCCGCGTTTCTTCCATGTGAAAACTTCCAAACTCTTTTTGCCAACGGGCCTAAAACGGTATTAACAGGATGCAAAAACCTCGTTCCTTGAGTGTTGATAACTGTCCACGCGACTGGTGTGTTGAAAACCTTAGAGATCTTTGTGAAAATATCGTAAGTGAAAAGAACGGCTTCGAAGCGTTTCTTGTAAATATCAAAATACTTTTGAAGTTTTTCATACATCTCAAGTTTCTTAAGGATATCAAAATAAGCTTGCCAGAAGGGATTTTCTAAATCATAATTCGCACCCGGCGCGTTGAGAAAATCTTCTATTATTCTGTTGAGTACCGCTTCAGCCTGCTTGAAGTTCATCAGTGCCTGTCTGTTTTCCTTATTTTGCAAATGTATGTTTGCTAAAATTGTGAGCAACGTGAAAAGTGCTCTTCTGGCTTCCAAAGAAGAAGGATTCATCTTAAGAGAATTTTTAATCAAAGACCAGCATTCATTTCCATAATTTTTATCTTTTGTAGCTCCAAAAACCACCGCATACACCATTGCCATAGTGGAAAATGGAACATCGGGCGCTTCACATGTTTTGATGATGAATCCCTTCGAAGCGTTGAACCATATCCTGAAAGCGTAAAGATCTTCAAGCTTAAGCTTTCCAGTTGCGGAAAGCTCTTTCAGCAGATTGGACGCTTGAGTAAAAAGTCTCTGTTCAAACGGAGCCGTTTTTAAAGCTGAAAGTGCCGAATCTATGGCAACCTTTATGTCTCCTTGACTTCTCGCAGAAGATGAAAGCTGAACGTATCTCATAGCCAAATTGTCGCGAGATGAAAAGTAAAGATCCAAAAGGTACACAATGATCGATGCCAAAAGGATGTATCCGACAAACGGTTTAAAAGTCGTGCCCATTCCCATTGAAATGGAAACGATCGTCATCAAAACAAGATAATTTATTTGAAGTGGGAAAGAAAAAAGCAAATCAAACGAATAACCTGCAATCGCGATGGCAATCCACGGCATTCCGCTTATAATGGAAGAATAAATCGCCACGCTCACCAAAGCGAGATAAATCAACAAGTGAGTTATTCCGCCTTCCACCAACAAATCAAGATAATGGTTGTGCGCTCTATCTGCCACTTGCGTCATGAAGTAACTCGCGGATTTGCGTGAAAACTTTCTTCTCAACGCCCTCGCTATGTTGGAGATCCCATATCCAAGAAAAGGTGATTCCTTGAAAGCCCTCCTGGCTTCTCTCCAAAGAAATGCCCTGTTGACGTTTGAAGATTCCGGCTTACGCTCTTCTCCACCTTCTCCATTTGATTTCGAAGAAATCTTCGATTTAAAAACTTTTCGCTTCGCAAAGTCCACAACATCTTTTAACTTGTTCTTAGTAACTTTTCCTTGAGGGGTGAAGAGGTAATAAATTGGCGGGAAAATCACGGTAGTGATGGCTATGGCCGCCATGTATGTGGGCATCGGTGTCAACAAAAAATAGATTATCTCCAGCAAAGTCATTAAACCAGTCGCCAAATAAGATCCTCTTCCATGCGATAACATGAGCCCCCAACTTATCACAAGGTAAGATATGATAAAGAATATGAATTCGTAATTTGGTTTGTAAAGCGCCAACGTTAGCGGCAGCACCGTTAAAAGAAAATTCGCAACTGGTATGGGATTTGAAATGGTACCCGTATACCTTCTAAAACCTATAGATTTCAAATAAGAAAATGGAAACTTTATGTACTTTTCTTCATCCAGAAATTGTAAAGTTACAACGGCTGTTTCGACAATTCCTCCCACAATGAAGACAACAAACAAAAAAGTTGGAGAAATAAATTTGAAAATTTGCCATGAAGCGAAAAGATAAATCGGAATGGTAAAACGGAACATCATTCCCATTTGACGTTCTATGCCCCCGAGGTACGAAAACACAAAAGATTCACTGATAAAAAAGTGGAAAAGCACACTTGCCCACCAAATCATCAACAAAACGAAAATGAGAAAATTTGGAAGGGCAAATGGAAAATTAAAAGCGATTCGCGCTGAGGTTATAGCCAAAGGGATGGCAAAACCGTTCGCAAAAACGGTGTGCGTCATAGCAAATGGCATCCACGCCAGATTGTCAACAACTGAAAGTATATGCAAAAATCCCAGCGTGAAAAGCATAAGTTCGTAGACAAACAAAATGTTGTTTGGAACTATTAGAGAGAAAATAGAAAGCGTTCCAAAGATGATTATGGAAATAAAGGTGTAGAAAAAATCCGAACGGATGTAATATTCCCTTAAGCTAAAATGCAAAATCCCCACTCCTTTTCTTTTTGTACATCTGCATTTTACCATAGAAATAGGCGCGGAACTCCGCGCCTATTTGTTGAATGAACATCAGCCTTGTTATCTGAACAGCCTCAACACTTGTTGTGGATTCGAGTTCGCTTGCGCCAGCATCGCCATCGAAGATTGTAACAGTATCTGTTGTTTCGAGAATGTCATCATTTCCTTCGCCATATCTACATCTTTTATCGTCGATTGTGCGGATGTCAAGTTTGTCGATGCCGTCTGCAAGTTGTGTGTTATGTGTGTCAACCTGTTCTGGATGGCACCAAGTTTTGCTGATTCTGTAGACACAACTTGAATGGCATTGTCAACTAACGTTATGGCGGATTGTGCTCCTTCTTTTGTTGTCACGTCAATTGTTGAATAATAGCCACTATCTCCTATCTTTAATGAATCGGCATTTTTGGCAGGTTCTACAGTTGTTTCAAGTCCAAGCGCTTGAGCGCCCATGTCATTGATACCAAGCTGAATCGTTTGAGATTGGTTGGCCCCTACCTGGAAGACCATGTCGTTGTTTTGCGAGGTTCCTTTATCAAGTCTTATAGCTCCACTGTCAACTAGTTGATAGGAACTCTTTGATTCTGTCGTGTAAACAGAGGGGCTTGAAGCCATTCCCGTGAGATCCACTTTAACTGTTGAGCCACCATTAGCAGAACCACCAGAAAGATTAACACTTAAGGTGTTTCCATCAAGAGAAACATAATTATTGCTGAGATCAACGGTACCCTGAGCAACAGGGCTTGACAACTCTGTTGATGATGTTGAGAAAGATGCTGTTCCTACTGAAGAACCAAGACCTGTTATTGTAACATTGAAATTTGCTCCACCGGCAGTTATATTAAGCGTTCCCGTTCCGCTGGAAATGCTTGTCATAGAAACAGTAGATATATTACTACCATTAAATGAAACATAAATTTTGTCATCAGTAGATGAGCTTCCGGTTTTCACTTCTATTTTCAGCTGGCCATTCGTAGTGACAACTCCTGAACTAGTTGTCATACTAACACCTGAAATATTGACCGCGCCAGACTCTACGACAGCACTTCCGGATGTTGTACCGGTATTCAATAAGTTTCCTTGATAATAAACTTGCACCGCATTAGCGGCACTCGCTGTGCCTGTTTCTATTGTGTTGATGGTAAGAGTTGTGTTACCAGATATTTTTCCAGCATCTAGTTGCGCACCTGTAATGGTATTAGAAGGATTAACAAGTGTAGCTGTCCCGTTTTCATCAACTTTGTTAAGATTACCATTCAATAAAGTTTGCGTGTTGAACTGCGTTGTATTTCTAATCTGGTCAATCTGCCCTATGAGTTGGTTGACTTCTTTTTGTATCTGTTGCCTATCAGATGTCGTATTGGTGTCGTTCGCAGCTTCAACTGCCAATTCCCTCATCCTTTGAAGAATCGACTGCGTTTGATCCAGTGCTCCAGATGCTGTCTGTATTGCGGATATAGCATTTTGCGAGTTCTGTATAGCTGTGTTTAAACCGCTGATCTGTCCCATCATCTTTTCGACTATCGCGTATCCCGCAGCGTCATCCGCCGCGCTGTTGATACGATAGCCTGTCGACAACCTTTGAATGGATGTCTGCATTTCGCTTTGTGTGTTTCTTACACTCATCCACGCTTGTAAAGCGGGTATGTTGTGATCAATCCTCATTCTTCTTCACCTCCATGTGAATTTTAACTTCCTTGAGTTTCTTTTGGGCTCCGGAACCCTTTCCGTGCAAGATTATCGTCACTATTTTAAAAAACTTTAGGGTTTTTTTATTTTATTCCACCATATTTTTGAGTCCCCCTTCGGCAGCTCTGCTGCCACTTCCCCCGCAAGCGGGGGCAGACTTGTATGAATATGGCTTTGTCAACACTCCCCTCACAAGAGGACGCAAACTTTTTAATTTGAAAAACAATTACATTGATTCTCCTCTCAAGCCTGGGAGGAGGGGGCCAACGAAGTTGGAGAGGAGGGTTCATTTTTACGTCCCTTCGTCAGTATTTTCCACGCAAATGCAAAAAAATTAAAACTCATGGTGTTTTTAAGTCCCCTCTCACAGAGTGGAAGGGGAGCGAAATTGCATAGTTGCAATGTCTCTTTCGCTTTTCCGACCAAGGCGAAGCCGCGAGCAACGCTAGTTGACGGGGAGGGTTGATCAAAATGCCTTTAAACCTTAGAAAATTTAGTGTCATATGAAATGCTTCGTTGCTTCTATCATCATTTCACTTTCGCCCCCTTCGGCAGCTCTGCTGCCACTTCCCCCGCAAGTGGGGGCAAACTTTGATACTTTATAGATCATCATCATTCAAAAGTACAAGCAGTTCACGAATTGCTTAAGAGCTTCTTTACTTCGTCTAACGTGATGTCAAATATGTGATCCGCAATGTATTCGAGAGTTTCCATGTCACCATTTCTGACTTTTTCTTTCAAATCTTTTGTGTACTTTTCTTTGAATTTGCTGAGAAGTTGCCTTGAAACTATTTCTCTTAGATTTTCGAGTTTGCCTTTCTGCAGCCCTTGTTGTAGTCCTTGCTCTATCGCTTCTTTTCTTTCTTTTTCAAAAATATCCACATCAAACATTTTTCTCACCCTTTCTTTCATGAATTCAACTAACTTCTCATCGTAAACGGTTCTTGTCATTACAAGCGTGGCCGTTATTATGTCATCTTTTAATTCCCTGCTGATTTTCATCTTCGCCTCTTCGTCTACCAATTCGACTATTTCTTCTTCCGTCGAGTTCTTCATCAACGGCATCAAGGCCATCTCTATGTAATTGCCCTTGCCATTTTTTACTTTCTCAATCACATTTCTTGAATCTAATTCATAAACTCTCACAATTTCAGGTTTGAAGATCACACTTTTGCTTTTTATAAGCTGCTCACCGATGTTTGATTTTCCCAGATAAATGATGTATGTGTCTACAGCTTTATCAAATTGTCTTGTCAAAAGCGCGTTGTAAACAAAAAATCTGTTGAGCGTGTCTCTTGTCATGCTCTGCTGGAATTCAACGTGGATTATTTCAGATGCGTCTGTTTCCAAAACAAAGTCCGCGTGCAAATCCGTCATGCGAATGTCTTTTAGCTCTTCAGAGAGGCATTGATGAACACCGTTTGCCTGTATTCCAAGAAAATCAGTTATTTGATTTGGTGATATGTGTGAAAGATATTTCATGATGATGTCTTTTTCTGCCATGACAGCCCCCTAAATTCATTTTCAGTGTTATTTTACCATATATAGAGGTAAGCAGTGAGAAGTGATGAGTGAGCCATTATCGGTGATCAGTGATGAGCAATTTGTAATCAGTGAGCTGTGAAGAAGACTCATCAAAAGTGCAAAACTCTTGATGTTTTTGATCTACATCCACAAGGGTCAAAACCTCTTCCACTGTTCTTCTTAGTCTTCTCCTAAAACTGGGAGAGCCCCCTTCGGCAGCTCTGCTGCCACTTCCCCCGCACACGGGGGCAGAATATCCATAAATGGAGAGGAGGGGTCATTTCTACGTCTCTTTGTCAGCATTTTCCACGCAAATGCAACAAAATTAAAACTCATGATGTCTTCAAGTCCCCTCTCACAGAGTGGGAGGGGTGGCAACGTCAGTTGACGGGGAGGGTTGATAACTACGTCTCCTTTCGTCAATACGGCAGACACTTGCCACTCACTATCTGCCTTTCCTCACCAGCTCTTTCTTACCAGGCCAATACGCTATTATCAACGCCACGGCCATCAAGATACCCCCAAATATCTTTAAAATGGTGAATTCTTCTCTCAATATGAAAAATGCCAAAAGTGAGGCCAACCATGGTTTCACGAAAAATGCCATCGAACCTAAACTCGCACCGACGATTTTTACACCTTGAAAAAACAGCACATAAGCCAGACCAGTTACCACCATTCCAAGATAAAGCACATTCCAAATCTCTTTTAACGGAAGGATTATAGGCTCATGAATTAAAAAAAGAATTATCAAAACGGTGAACATTCCGAAGATAAACGCGAAGAAATTCAAGGTGGAGCTTGAAGTCTTTCGTGATATCTTTCTTCCAAGAACGGTGTAAATCGCAAATAGTATGGCAGAAACAAGTATACATAAAGAATAAAAACTGGTGAAAAAATGCCCCGGCTTGTACGCCACCATGATAACGCCCAGAAATCCAAGCCCCATTCCTATGTAAACCCTTAATTTGAATTTCTCTTTGTATATTAACTTTGAAAAGAGTAAAACAAACAAAGGATTGGAACTTGTGATTATGGCAACTTCGCTCGCACCCACATGGTACAAACCTATGTGAAAGAGGCTTACACCAATTCCCACCGTGACGCTTCCCAGCCACGCCATGTTTATCCAATCGACTTTTGAAAGGTTTTTCAATTTCCTGAATTTAACAAATGGAAAAAGCACCAGAATCCCGAAAACCATCCTGAAAAACCATAAAACAAGGGGCGGCATGCTAACCGTCGTGAGTTTGGATGAAACCTCCAACGACGAAAAGATGGCAATGGCAGCGTAGGTATACAAGTATCCCTTTAACATTTCATATCATCAACCACTTCTCAAGCCAAAAAGAGTAAAATTACCGAGCTAACGACAACCGTCATGGTTACCATACCACCAGCTACTTCCGGATCGAGTTTTCTCTCAATGGAATAGATCAAAGAAAGCAGTGGCGTGGGCATGAGCGAGCTTACAAAAACTATCGTTGAAGCCACATGATCGTTTGGGGCAATGAGGCGTGAAAGATACCAAAGGCCAATTCCAACACCAAGGCCCACGGCATATTTCAACACCATTCCTTCCATCATGTATTTGAATTCACGCGTTATCTTCTTGAAATCAAGATAAATACCTATCGTGATCATAGACAAAAAAGCGTTTGCAGAACTAACTGGGGAAATCATGTTGTAAACGGCATATGGAACTACGATATTTCCAAAATTCAAAATCAAAGCAAGTTCGAAAGCTATCAACGGCGGAAAAGTTACCAACTTCTTCACAACCGCCCTTGCGTTAAAACCTTCGGACGAATATTTCAGCGCCACAGAATAACCAAGCGTGTAAATTATCAAAGCGTTACCTATATCAAACATCGCCATGTAAGTTAGGCCTCTGTTTGACCACATAACCTGAGCGAAAGGGTAAGCGAATATCGCCAAATTCAAACCGCACAACGTGAGAGAAAGCGAGCCTTTTGTTTTTGGAGGAAGTTTTGATTTAGAAAAGAACGTTAAACCGAAAGTGAGGATAAAAAAAGCCGCTATAGCACCAAAAAGCGTTAAAAACAAAAGCGAAGGCTGAAGCTTAACCTTCGTTATAGCCTCAACTATCACCACTGGCAAAGTGACATATATGATGAGATGCGAAAGGATGCCTCCATCTTTTTCGTTCAAAAATCCGATCTTTTTCAAAAAATATCCCAACGCTATTATTGAAAAATAAGAAAGCATCTTGTAAGTCATATGAAAGCCACTACCCTTGCCGGCGAACCGCCAGCATTTATTTTCAAAGCTCCTATGAAGATCCAAAAGGATCTATCTAATGGCAACTTGTCCAAATTCGTCAAATTTTCCAGATGAACTCCACCGTTTTTGAAAATCTCACAATTTGCAAGAAATTCTTCATCATTCCACGGATCTATTCCAGGCGCATCCGTTCCAAAAACCTTTACCCCCTTTTTCGTTAAAAAATCTATCGCATCAACACCAAATCCACCGTAATTCGTAAAATACATATCTGGATTGTCCCATAAATTTGACTGACCCGTTCTCAACAAAACCGCCTGCACGTTCACATTCCCGAATTTCTCTTCCCATTTTTCAACATCATTCCTTTTCAAAACGAATCCTTTTCCGTGGGCGGAAATATCCATAACGACAGAAGAAACAAAGAGAGCGTTCGCATCAAAATCGCTCACGCGTTTATCAAAACCGAAATGAAAGGGAGTTCCCATGTGTGTGCCCGTGTGGCTTCCCATGCAAATCTCTTCAACAACGTATTTTTCATGCTTAAATTGCGAAATATGCGTTGAAGGATCACCTGGCCAAATCGGCATGTCATTTGAAATTTTGTGCGAGAGATCGATGATACGTGAAAA
This DNA window, taken from Mesoaciditoga lauensis cd-1655R = DSM 25116, encodes the following:
- a CDS encoding O-antigen ligase family protein — encoded protein: MHFSLREYYIRSDFFYTFISIIIFGTLSIFSLIVPNNILFVYELMLFTLGFLHILSVVDNLAWMPFAMTHTVFANGFAIPLAITSARIAFNFPFALPNFLIFVLLMIWWASVLFHFFISESFVFSYLGGIERQMGMMFRFTIPIYLFASWQIFKFISPTFLFVVFIVGGIVETAVVTLQFLDEEKYIKFPFSYLKSIGFRRYTGTISNPIPVANFLLTVLPLTLALYKPNYEFIFFIISYLVISWGLMLSHGRGSYLATGLMTLLEIIYFLLTPMPTYMAAIAITTVIFPPIYYLFTPQGKVTKNKLKDVVDFAKRKVFKSKISSKSNGEGGEERKPESSNVNRAFLWREARRAFKESPFLGYGISNIARALRRKFSRKSASYFMTQVADRAHNHYLDLLVEGGITHLLIYLALVSVAIYSSIISGMPWIAIAIAGYSFDLLFSFPLQINYLVLMTIVSISMGMGTTFKPFVGYILLASIIVYLLDLYFSSRDNLAMRYVQLSSSARSQGDIKVAIDSALSALKTAPFEQRLFTQASNLLKELSATGKLKLEDLYAFRIWFNASKGFIIKTCEAPDVPFSTMAMVYAVVFGATKDKNYGNECWSLIKNSLKMNPSSLEARRALFTLLTILANIHLQNKENRQALMNFKQAEAVLNRIIEDFLNAPGANYDLENPFWQAYFDILKKLEMYEKLQKYFDIYKKRFEAVLFTYDIFTKISKVFNTPVAWTVINTQGTRFLHPVNTVLGPLAKRVWKFSHGRNAELYLTVGKDAKVSEDSLRPFIEEFKKQKWWTYWKDEGFVG
- a CDS encoding flagellin, yielding MRIDHNIPALQAWMSVRNTQSEMQTSIQRLSTGYRINSAADDAAGYAIVEKMMGQISGLNTAIQNSQNAISAIQTASGALDQTQSILQRMRELAVEAANDTNTTSDRQQIQKEVNQLIGQIDQIRNTTQFNTQTLLNGNLNKVDENGTATLVNPSNTITGAQLDAGKISGNTTLTINTIETGTASAANAVQVYYQGNLLNTGTTSGSAVVESGAVNISGVSMTTSSGVVTTNGQLKIEVKTGSSSTDDKIYVSFNGSNISTVSMTSISSGTGTLNITAGGANFNVTITGLGSSVGTASFSTSSTELSSPVAQGTVDLSNNYVSLDGNTLSVNLSGGSANGGSTVKVDLTGMASSPSVYTTESKSSYQLVDSGAIRLDKGTSQNNDMVFQVGANQSQTIQLGINDMGAQALGLETTVEPAKNADSLKIGDSGYYSTIDVTTKEGAQSAITLVDNAIQVVSTESAKLGAIQNRLTHITHNLQTASTNLTSAQSTIKDVDMAKEMMTFSKQQILLQSSMAMLAQANSNPQQVLRLFR
- a CDS encoding DMT family transporter, which gives rise to MLKGYLYTYAAIAIFSSLEVSSKLTTVSMPPLVLWFFRMVFGILVLFPFVKFRKLKNLSKVDWINMAWLGSVTVGIGVSLFHIGLYHVGASEVAIITSSNPLFVLLFSKLIYKEKFKLRVYIGMGLGFLGVIMVAYKPGHFFTSFYSLCILVSAILFAIYTVLGRKISRKTSSSTLNFFAFIFGMFTVLIILFLIHEPIILPLKEIWNVLYLGMVVTGLAYVLFFQGVKIVGASLGSMAFFVKPWLASLLAFFILREEFTILKIFGGILMAVALIIAYWPGKKELVRKGR
- a CDS encoding AEC family transporter; amino-acid sequence: MTYKMLSYFSIIALGYFLKKIGFLNEKDGGILSHLIIYVTLPVVIVEAITKVKLQPSLLFLTLFGAIAAFFILTFGLTFFSKSKLPPKTKGSLSLTLCGLNLAIFAYPFAQVMWSNRGLTYMAMFDIGNALIIYTLGYSVALKYSSEGFNARAVVKKLVTFPPLIAFELALILNFGNIVVPYAVYNMISPVSSANAFLSMITIGIYLDFKKITREFKYMMEGMVLKYAVGLGVGIGLWYLSRLIAPNDHVASTIVFVSSLMPTPLLSLIYSIERKLDPEVAGGMVTMTVVVSSVILLFLA